Proteins encoded in a region of the Fusarium falciforme chromosome 6, complete sequence genome:
- a CDS encoding Aminotran-1-2 domain-containing protein, producing the protein MTLGRSPHFLRPCYSSTPSSSIVTMAPATHASEFPSNPDSGKHQINLIRGWPNPSLLPTDLLSSAAQRNLADPSIYVPALQYGADAGYQPLREALATWLSEHYRVERDPERICISGGASQNVACILQSFTDPNITQAVWCVAPCYHLVFQIFRDAGFEGRLRAFPEDEEGVDIEALEEKLAKFEENPPEAKPRFSDPGEYRKHYRHIIYVVPTCSNPSGKTMSLRRREALVRLARKYDALIICDDVYDFLQWRIDSDPAKIAEHLGPNEHPDMLLPRLCDIDLAMGQAENDPQGFGHAVSNGSFSKLVGPGVRTGWLEGSPAFARGLSQTGATQSGGSPSQFCASMMADLVQSGALQERLATTLRPRLQHRHRVLMQAIHKHLAPLGVGIREAGLVDGSVYGGYFVWLTLGPGVSSKLVADAAIAEENLVVGNGTMFQIRGEETCANLNSAVRLTFSYVPEEDLVEGVERLAAVLQRVKADPAKYKALNGETDAVKAHKYV; encoded by the exons ATGACGTTGGGCCGCAGCCCTCATTTTCTCAGACCTTGTtactcctcaacaccatcatcaagcatcGTGACCATGGCCCCCGCGACCCATGCCTCCGAGTTCCCCTCGAACCCCGACTCGGGCAAGCACCAGATCAACCTCATCCGCGGCTGGCCCaacccctccctcctccccaCCGACCTCCTCTCCTCGGCCGCCCAGCGCAACCTCGCTGACCCCTCCATCTACGTCCCCGCGCTACAGTACGGCGCCGACGCCGGCTACCAGCCCCTGCGCGAGGCCCTGGCCACATGGCTGTCGGAGCACTACCGCGTCGAGCGGGACCCGGAGCGCATCTGCATCTCGGGAGGCGCCAGCCAGAACGTCGCCTGCATCCTGCAGAGCTTCACCGATCCCAACATCACCCAGGCCGTGTGGTGCGTTGCGCCGTGCTACCACCTCGTCTTTCAGATCTTTCGCGATGCTGGCTTCGAGGGGCGGCTGAGGGCGTTtcccgaggatgaggagggcgTTGACATTGAGGCgttggaggagaagctcgccaAGTTTGAGGAGAACCCACCAGAGGCCAAG CCTCGCTTCAGTGACCCAGGAGAGTATCGCAAGCATTACCGCCACATCATCTACGTCGTGCCGACATGCTCCAACCCATCCGGCAAGACAATGTCCCTGCGCCGTCGTGAAGCCCTCGTGCGGTTGGCGCGCAAGTACGACGCCCTCATCATCTGCGACGACGTCTACGACTTTCTCCAGTGGCGCATCGACAGCGACCCGGCCAAGATCGCCGAACACCTGGGTCCGAACGAGCACCCGGACATGCTGCTCCCGCGGCTGTGCGACATTGACCTCGCCATGGGTCAGGCGGAGAATGACCCCCAGGGGTTCGGACACGCTGTGAGCAATGGTTCCTTCAGTAAGCTTGTCGGACCTGGTGTGAGGACTGGCTGGCTTGAGGGTTCGCCTGCGTTTGCTCGGGGTCTGTCGCAGACGGGAGCGACTCAATCAGGAGGCTCACCGAGTCAGTTCTGCGCCTCCATGATGGCCGACTTGGTCCAGTCCGGTGCCCTCCAGGAGCGCCTCGCCACGACACTACGACCCAGGCTGCAACATCGACATCGCGTTCTAATGCAGGCGATTCACAAACACCTGGCTCCTCTCGGCGTTGGAATCCGTGAGGCTGGGCTTGTCGATGGGAGTGTGTACGGCGGCTACTTCGTATGGCTAACGCTTGGTCCTGGCGTGTCTTCAAAGTTGGTAGCTGATGCTGCCATTGCCGAAGAGAACCTGGTTGTTGGAAACGGCACCATGTTCCAAATACGTGGCGAAGAAACATGTGCGAATCTCAACAGCGCCGTCCGGTTAACGTTTTCCTACGTGCCCGAAGAAGACCTGGTTGAAGGCGTCGAAAGGCTGGCGGCAGTGCTGCAGAGGGTAAAGGCTGATCCAGCCAAATACAAGGCGTTGAACGGGGAAACCGACGCTGTGAAAGCTCATAAATATgtgtaa
- a CDS encoding Histone acetyltransferase, whose protein sequence is MAGGTPGGEATVGSGEPRLKGHATPETIATGCIAWVEKEGQPRRAEILSIKTTKSGKQFYCNFDNFNKRLDEWVPVARIDFTREVEWPNPDKDKPKDPKTKKASAAQSKKQSKKAQKRLSKREQSVASEANTPHPWTDFADSQSRQKSSSLGPDGDSQTRPSVEGGATPAVDDMDMDEKETEVKNEPAEFSREVEIEKLRTSGSMTQNPTEVSRIRNISKVQFGKHDLYPWYFSPYPEVFNQEDVIFICEFCLSYYGDEKAFTRHRRKCTLQHPPGNEIYRDEAISFFEIDGRRQRTWCRNLCLLSKMFLDHKTLYYDVDPFLFYVMTTRTEKGCHLVGYFSKEKESADGYNVACILTLPQYQRKGYGRLLIQFSYELSKIEGKLGSPEKPLSDLGLLSYRQYWSENILELLMGYNEREEKVTIETISSTLAMTTQDVEHTLQAMRMQVYHKSDHKIVIPDKLIQQREKSKLKRKRIVDPTKIQWKPPVFTASSRTWGW, encoded by the exons atggctggcgGTACCCCTGGCGGAGAGGCCACCGTAGGGTCTGGCGAACCTCGACTAAAAGGCCACGCGACACCCGAGACGATAGCAACGGGATGCATTGCCTGGGTCGAAAAGGAAGGTCAACCGCGACGAGCCGAGATCCTTAGTATCAAGACAACAAAGAGCGGCAAGCAATTTTACTGCAATTTCGATAACTTCAACAAGCGACTGGATGAATGGGTGCCTGTGGCGAGGATTGATTTTACCCGAGAAGTCGAGTGGCCAAACccagacaaggacaagcccaaggaccccaagaccaagaaggcgTCGGCCGCTCAATCGAAGAAGCAATCTAAGAAGGCGCAGAAGCGCCTAAGCAAGAGAGAGCAGTCTGTGGCTTCAGAGGCGAACACGCCGCATCCTTGGACAG ACTTTGCAGATTCCCAAAGTCGACAAAAGTCTTCCTCCCTTGGCCCCGATGGCGACAGTCAAACGAGACCTAGCGTCGAAGGTGGCGCGACACCCGCTGTCGATGATATGGACATGGACGAGAAAGAGACGGAGGTCAAGAATGAGCCAGCAGAGTTCAGTCGCGAGGTCGAAATCGAGAAGCTACGAACATCTGGATCAATGACGCAAAACCCAACCGAAGTGTCGCGAATTCGAAACATTTCCAAGGTGCAATTTGGCAAACACGATCTCTACCCATGGTACTTTTCACCATACCCTGAGGTCTTTAACCAAGAGgacgtcatcttcatctgcgAGTTTTGTCTGAGCTACTACGGAGACGAAAAGGCGTTTACACGACATCGACGAAAGTGCACGCTCCAGCACCCCCCAGGAAACGAAATCTACCGAGACGAAGCCATTTCCTTCTTCGAGATTGACGGCCGACGACAACGAACATGGTGTCGCAACCTGTGTCTGCTGTCCAAGATGTTCCTGGACCACAAGACACTCTACTATGACGTAGATCCATTCTTGTTCTACGTAATGACTACACGGACGGAGAAGGGATGCCATCTGGTTGGGTACTTTTCCAAGGAGAAAGAGAGCGCAGACGGGTACAATGTGGCCTGTATTCTGACTCTACCCCAGTACCAGCGCAAGGGCTACGGACGACTCTTGATTCAATTTTCGTACGAGCTCTCCAAGATTGAGGGGAAGCTTGGGTCTCCAGAGAAGCCACTGTCGGATTTGGGTCTCTTGAGTTATCGACAATACTGGTCAGAGAAtatcctcgagcttctcatGGGTTACAACGAGCGAGAGGAAAAGGTGACGATCGAGACCATTTCCTCAACGCTGGCCATGACGACCCAGGATGTGGAGCATACTCTCCAGGCGATGCGGATGCAAGTGTATCATAAGAGCGACCACAAGATTGTGATACCAGATAAGCTGATTCAGCAACGGGAGAAGTCAAAGCTGAAGCGCAAGCGGATAGTTGATCCTACCAAGATTCAATGGAAGCCGCCAGTGTTTACGGCATCCAGCCGGACGTGGGGATGGTGA
- a CDS encoding RNA exonuclease 4 — translation MAELSSNWKKLQAKLKTESASKPSLKRKSDTTTAKPAPKKPKVDKAPEKPQKKTKGPHATAKGQMGGVHSSKIEDDSQTGTSTSLALWAEDNDISAEALAEAYNLGAKDNSMMLASAKDKINHGLTEGIDIGKYIAIDCEMVGVGPGGYQSALARVSIVDFHGRQIYDSYVKPKEKVTNWRTVVSGISPKSMRFARDFEEVQADIDKLLKDRILIGHDLKHDLEALILSHPARDIRDTAKFPGFKKYGNGRKPALRLLAQQLLGVEIQEGAHSSIEDARATMLLFRKHKSAFDVDHANRFAPKPTSGGQKGNKSKKKRRG, via the coding sequence ATGGCCGAATTATCATCTAACTGGAAAAAGCTCCAGGCAAAACTCAAGACCGAATCAGCTTCAAAGCCGTCCTTGAAGCGGAAATCGGATACAACAACGGCCAAACCAGCACCCAAAAAGCCCAAGGTCGACAAAGCCCCTGAAAAGCCACAAAAGAAGACCAAGGGACCACACGCAACGGCTAAAGGGCAAATGGGTGGCGTTCACAGCTCAAAGATTGAAGACGATTCACAAACTGGGACTTCAACATCCCTCGCATTATGGGCGGAAGATAACGACATATCTGCCGAAGCCTTGGCAGAGGCCTATAACCTCGGAGCCAAGGACAACTCAATGATGCTCGCATCGGCAAAGGACAAGATCAATCATGGCCTTACAGAAGGGATCGACATTGGCAAATATATTGCCATCGACTGCGAAAtggttggtgttggtccTGGTGGTTACCAGTCAGCTCTCGCTCGTGTTAGTATAGTCGACTTTCACGGGCGTCAAATCTACGATTCATACGTGAAACCGAAGGAAAAGGTCACGAACTGGCGCACGGTTGTGAGTGGGATTAGTCCGAAGAGTATGAGATTTGCTAGGGACTTTGAAGAGGTCCAAGCCGACATCgacaagcttctcaaggaCCGCATCTTGATCGGACATGACCTCAAACACGACCTCGAAGCACTCATCCTGAGCCATCCAGCTCGAGATATTCGGGACACGGCCAAGTTTCCAGGCTTCAAAAAGTATGGCAATGGGAGGAAACCTGCGTTGCGACTCCTCGCGCAGCAGCTGTTGGGAGTTGAGATACAAGAAGGGGCACACTCCAGTATTGAGGATGCGCGAGCGACAATGCTGCTCTTCCGGAAACACAAGTCAGCTTTCGACGTGGACCATGCCAATCGATTTGCGCCGAAACCAACATCAGGAGGACAAAAGGGGAACAAATCCAAGAAGAAACGAAGGGGGTGA
- a CDS encoding DNA polymerase delta subunit 3 — protein MDEHRKFLADRLLSEERPITYRVLSRALDVHVNTAKEMLYDFHKYQNASRANSVYATYLVYGIRSSDNQESDGDVEMASSAPENETFSETVPVTTMTLAREEELSDILADYQQVTSIHVYSLAPHPQRDLSLLSDVSAQLSEYPKEEDASAASKKYGIISNPQARKRDRKGRPQAPPPATSQAMKREPASSKSAPAAKVKEEPSTAKSEAAEAKPTKKEASAPSSKEGTPVPSGSKKPAAKKGMAGSIMQSFAKAAARPPKPKPTPKEEDTSMALSDDGEADDSDIVASKSKPAVDAEEIRRKRQEREDALRKMMEDDDEDDNKEDSDKEEEQEDEEMEEAPEPEPEPEEPKDKKPSEVISSSGDGRRRGKRRVMKKKRILDDQGYMVTIQEEGWESFSEEEAPKPAKKPAPTPTPSSSGSKAKKPAPKGQGNIMSFFSKK, from the exons ATGGACGAGCACAGGAAATTTTTGGCAGATCGCCTGCTCAGTGAGGAGCGACCG ATCACATATCGCGTCCTCAGCAGAGCCTTGGATGTTCATGTGAACACTGCAAAGGA GATGCTCTATGACTTTCACAAGTACCAGAATGCTTCGCGGGCCAACTCGGTCTACGCAACCTACCTTGTCTATGGCATCAGGAGCTCAGACAATCAGGAGTCTGATGGAGATGTCGAGATGGCAAGCTCAGCGCCCGAGAATGAGACTTTTTCTGAGACGGTGCCCGTCACGACCATGACCCTTGCTAGGGAGGAAGAGCTCAGCG ATATCCTGGCTGACTACCAACAAGTCACTTCGATTCATGTCTACAGCCTTGCACCTCATCCCCAAAGGGACCTCTCCCTCTTGTCAGATGTTTCAGCACAGCTATCAGAGTAcccaaaagaagaagatgcttCTGCGGCATCGAAGAAGTATGGGATCATCAGCAACCCTCAAGCTCGAAAGAGAGATCGCAAGGGCCGTCCGCAGGCTCCTCCCCCAGCTACCTCACAAGCTATGAAGCGAGAACCCGCTTCGTCCAAGTCGGCGCCAGCTgcaaaggtcaaggaggaacCGTCAACAGCCAAATCAGAGGCAGCGGAGGCCAAGccgaccaagaaggaggcatCAGCTCCCTCATCCAAAGAGGGCACGCCGGTTCCCAGTGGCTCGAAGAAGCCAGCCGCGAAGAAGGGCATGGCAGGGAGCATTATGCAATCATTCGCCAAGGCAGCTGCACGGCCACCCAAGCCGAAGCCTActcccaaggaggaggatacTTCCATGGCCCTCTCAGATGACGGCGAAGCTGATGACTCTGATATTGTTGCCTCCAAGTCAAAGCCTGCGGTGGATGCTGAGGAAATCAGGAGAAAGCGTCAAGAACGCGAAGATGCCCTGCGGAAAATGatggaggacgacgacgaggacgacaacAAGGAAGATTCagacaaggaagaggagcaggaagacgaagagatggaagaggcACCCGAACCTGAGCCGGAACCTGAGGAGCCCAAGGATAAGAAGCCTTCGGAAGTGATATCGAGCAGCGGTGATGGGCGcagaagaggaaagagaCGAGtaatgaagaagaagcgcatcCTCGATGACCAGGGGTACATGG TCACGATTCAAGAGGAAGGCTGGGAATCATTctcagaggaggaggctccgAAGCCGGCAAAGAAGCCAGCGCCAACTCCAACCCCGTCATCATCAGGATCCAAGGCAAAGAAGCCTGCTCCAAAGGGACAAGGAAACATCATGTCTTTCTTCTCCAAGAAATAA
- a CDS encoding Postreplication repair E3 ubiquitin-protein ligase RAD18 — translation MANHDVPDSTDWLSTPLAGIAAVENALRCQVCKDFFKTPMITSCSHTFCSLCIRRALSNDSKCPLCRASEQELKLRSNWSMEEAVEAFVKTRTAALELARNGGAANAGPKRKAENDHHESDDAPEGKRPRTSTRPRRSQTNTPSYSVPTEEDEVVEVPDDDDDYVPELGDGLVACPVCQSRMKEWQVFKHLETCTGAKPPQRKAGSSSTSFGSQQRQTKAPERLPTMNYSMYKDQALRKKLGDLGISNQGPRMLLERRHKEWVTLWNANCDAAKPKKRSELLHDLDVWERTQGGRAPTTGRAAQNAAIIKDKDFDGAAWAAKHDDSFKDLIASARKSRLEAKKKAEEAAKESNSEPPSTSQEKPLSLEQTPSQAPSYEQPAVSSSAGLIIDPSLAPTVTQQEYSNAVNSTAAYLPAPTTVAAVTQAPSGVPEPYYAQNPYPYHTDIHPHIPYSASQPYHTTPSYHQDAGMGNQPLYYTPDGPAQPYTWPQHPSSQP, via the exons ATGGCCAACCACGATGTCCCCGATTCGACAGACTGGCTGTCAACGCCGCTCGCAGGGATCGCCGCTGTTGAAAACGCCCTTCGCTGTCAGGTGTGCAAGGACTTTTTCAAGACGCCCATGATCACGTCTTGCTCCCACACTTTCTGTTCGCTATGCATTCGGAGGGCCTTGTCCAACGACAGCAAGTGTCCGCTCTGTCGCGCATCAGAGCAGGAGCTAAAGCTGCGGAGTAACTGGTCAATGGAGGAGGCTGTGGAGGCCTTTGTGAAGACCAGAACAGCGGCTTTGGAGCTGGCGCGGAATGGGGGAGCGGCGAATGCTGGACCTAAACGAAAGGCCGAGAACGATCACCACGAGTCAGACGATGCGCCAGAGGGCAAGCGGCCACGGACATCAACTCGACCAAGAAGATCTCAAACCAATACACCTTCATATTCGGTACCTacagaagaggacgaggtggtggaagtgccagatgatgatgacgactaCGTACCAGAGCTTG GGGACGGTCTTGTGGCTTGTCCCGTCTGTCAAAGTCGGATGAAGGAGTGGCAAGTATTTAAGCATCTCGAAACTTGCACAGGCGCGAAACCTCCACAAAGAAAAGCCGGAAGCAGCTCAACCTCGTTTGGCAGCCAACAGCGCCAGACAAAGGCCCCCGAACGACTACCGACGATGAATTACTCGATGTACAAAGACCAAGCACTGCGCAAGAAGCTAGGAGATCTCGGCATCTCAAACCAGGGCCCTCGCATGCTGCTCGAGCGCCGGCACAAGGAGTGGGTGACACTGTGGAACGCCAATTGTGACGCAGCAAAGCCAAAGAAACGCAGCGAACTGCTGCACGATCTGGATGTTTGGGAGCGAACACAGGGAGGAAGAGCCCCAACGACTGGCCGGGCGGCGCAGaatgccgccatcatcaaggacaaggatttTGACGGTGCGGCTTGGGCGGCGAAGCATGACGACTCGTTCAAGGATTTGATTGCGAGCGCAAGGAAGAGCAGACTCGAGGCGAAAAAGAAGGCCGAAGAGGCTGCGAAGGAGTCGAATTCTGAGCCTCCTTCGACAAGCCAGGAGAAGCCGTTGAGTTTGGAACAAACACCATCACAAGCGCCGTCGTACGAACAACCTGCGGTATCCTCAAGCGCGGGCCTAATAATAGATCCAAGCCTGGCACCAACTGTCACTCAGCAAGAGTACTCAAACGCGGTCAATTCGACAGCCGCTTACCTGCCGGCTCCAACGACAGTCGCGGCGGTGACACAGGCGCCTTCAGGGGTTCCGGAGCCATACTATGCGCAGAACCCCTACCCTTACCACACTGACATTCACCCGCATATCCCCTATTCTGCATCCCAACCTTACCATACTACTCCCTCATACCACCAAGACGCGGGAATGGGGAATCAACCCTTATACTACACTCCAGATGGGCCAGCCCAACCTTATACATGGCCCCAGCACCCAAGCAGCCAGCCTTGA